One window from the genome of Hyperolius riggenbachi isolate aHypRig1 chromosome 6, aHypRig1.pri, whole genome shotgun sequence encodes:
- the LOC137522033 gene encoding piggyBac transposable element-derived protein 4-like — translation MSENRFSLIMKNLHFMNNETFDEATHPSPKLWKIYDLFQMVIRKFQSVYVPERDVSVDESLMAYKGRLAWKQYISSKRARFGIKSFVLCESNSGYIWNAIIYTGKGTQFDPSYSQFGLASASVLSLISPLLGQGYCLTTDNYYTSPELYEHLIRHKTDSYGTVRPNRRNLPSAFSAQKLKPGEITAWQKGKLMALRWKDKKDVSVLSTVHNTDTAAAKNRAGKTIQKPQVILDYNQTMGGVDRADQCITFYPVVRKQQRKYYKKIFRHLVEQCLWNSYVLYKKQNDRPLPHSDYILKVCEEICLQHQQPQSEANRPGRRASYVVNPVRLTGRHFVEHVPPTERKATPTRMCVVCCSKRGPNGKKVRKETRFYCPECDVGLCAVPCFKIFHTQEVY, via the coding sequence ATGTCAGAAAACAGATTTAGCCTCATCATGAAAAACCTGCATTTCATGAATAATGAGAcctttgatgaggccacccatccttCCCCCAAACTGTGGAAGATCTACGACCTATTTCAAATGGTCATACGCAAATTTCAGTCCGTGTATGTTCCAGAAAGAGACGTTAGCGTAGATGAAAGCCTAATGGCGTATAAGGGGAGACTTGCCTGGAAACAGTATATCTCTTCCAAGCGTGCCAGATTTGGGATAAAATCGTTTGTATTGTGCGAATCTAATTCCGGATATATTTGGAATGCCATTATATACACTGGTAAAGGCACACAATTTGACCCCAGCTACAGCCAGTTTGGCCTTGCAtctgcctctgtcctctcccTCATTTCACCGCTTCTTGGTCAGGGATATTGCCTGACCACAGATAATTACTACACCTCCCCTGAACTATATGAACACCTCATCAGACACAAGACTGATTCATATGGCACTGTCCGGCCTAACCGTCGCAATCTGCCATCAGCCTTTTCAGCTCAGAAGCTGAAGCCAGGGGAAATCACAGCATGGCAGAAGGGTAAACTGATGGCCCTCCGCTGGAAGGACAAGAAAGATGTTTCCGTTTTGTCAACAGTCCATAAcactgacactgctgcagccaagaaTCGTGCTGGGAAGACAATCCAGAAACCCCAGGTCATTCTGGATTATAATCAGACAATGGGTGGGGTGGACCGTGCTGACCAGTGCATAACATTCTACCCCGTTGTGCGCAAACAGCAGCGCAAATATTACAAGAAAATCTTTAGACATCTGGTGGAGCAGTGTCTTTGGAATTCTTATGTCCTCTACAAGAAACAAAATGACAGGCCTCTTCCTCACAGTGACTACATTTTGAAGGTTTGTGAGGAAATATGCTTACAACATCAGCAACCACAATCTGAGGCGAATAGACCAGGACGCCGTGCCTCCTATGTCGTAAATCCAGTGCGACTAACAGGACGTCATTTTGTAGAGCATGTGCCACCCACTGAGCGCAAAGCAACACCTACCCGCATGTGCGTGGTGTGCTGCTCTAAGAGGGGGCCGAATGGAAAAAAGGTGCGCAAGGAGACGCGCTTTTACTGCCCTGAATGTGATGTAGGACTTTGTGCTGTCCCTTGCTTTAAAATATTTCATACTCAGGAAGTGTATTGA